A window of the Roseiconus lacunae genome harbors these coding sequences:
- a CDS encoding ABC transporter permease produces the protein MNSADRLPSGGVVLRRRIFSAVIEYAGLLGVLIILIILFASLTDNFFRIQTALTIANSSPDLIFVSVGMTLVLIVAGIDLSVGSLLALGAAVIGVAMTEYDLGVIPAIALCVLTTTCCGFLSGFVSAWFAIPSFIVTLGMLEMARGGTKLVTDNQSIYIGSKFEWFGEPIEGLSLSPSFLFAIATVLIAQFLLTQTVYGRYCIAIGTNKEAVKMSGIRTAPIFVATFAISGLLCGLASISHTGRLLTSDPNAARGLELSAIAACVIGGTSLMGGRGSVIASFIGVLIIAVLQSGLAQMGVDDAIKQLITGGVIILAVLLDSLRQRLSKETH, from the coding sequence ATGAACAGTGCCGATCGTCTTCCCTCCGGAGGCGTCGTCCTCCGTCGCCGAATCTTTTCGGCAGTCATCGAGTACGCCGGGCTGCTCGGCGTGCTCATCATATTGATCATCTTATTCGCCAGTTTGACAGACAATTTTTTTCGCATTCAAACCGCATTAACAATCGCCAACAGTAGCCCCGATTTGATATTTGTATCGGTCGGGATGACGTTGGTATTGATCGTCGCCGGAATTGATTTGTCGGTCGGATCACTACTCGCACTCGGCGCGGCCGTCATCGGAGTTGCGATGACCGAATACGATCTCGGTGTCATTCCGGCCATTGCGTTATGCGTGTTGACGACGACTTGCTGCGGATTTCTTAGCGGATTCGTATCCGCTTGGTTCGCAATCCCTTCCTTTATCGTGACGCTGGGCATGCTGGAGATGGCCCGCGGGGGCACCAAACTTGTTACCGACAATCAGTCGATCTATATCGGCAGCAAATTTGAATGGTTTGGAGAACCGATCGAAGGCTTGTCGCTTTCCCCCTCGTTCTTGTTCGCCATTGCGACCGTGTTGATCGCCCAATTTCTTCTGACCCAAACGGTTTACGGCCGGTATTGCATCGCGATCGGAACGAACAAGGAAGCGGTCAAGATGAGCGGCATTCGTACGGCACCGATTTTTGTGGCGACGTTTGCGATCAGCGGCCTGCTCTGCGGACTTGCATCAATTTCGCATACCGGTCGGTTGTTAACTTCCGACCCCAATGCGGCACGTGGACTCGAATTATCCGCGATCGCCGCGTGTGTCATCGGCGGCACGAGTCTGATGGGCGGTCGTGGTAGCGTGATCGCTTCATTCATCGGTGTTCTCATCATCGCGGTTCTGCAATCGGGTTTGGCACAGATGGGTGTCGACGATGCAATTAAGCAACTAATCACCGGCGGCGTGATCATCCTAGCCGTCCTACTCGATTCACTTCGACAACGTCTCTCCAAAGAAACCCACTGA
- a CDS encoding sugar ABC transporter ATP-binding protein: MTEVLTTQGMTKQYGKVVVLRDVSFDLVPGEIHALLGANGAGKSTLCKMIAGLTSVTSGTMRLRGQAFAPTNKQAAETAGVQIIQQELNLLPTLSVAENLFLSDLPNTGGLIRRKQLHQDATSALARLGLEHLDPSTPVGHLGVGQQQMVEIAAALARQCRVLILDEPTAALSGSETTRLFEQLTELKQRGVGMIYISHRLDEIKQIAERITVLRDGRYVCTRDVRSTSTDEMVDLMSGVGPDASSAPPHQFHSYIDQNKPPVLRVDQIHCGPVRHFSFEVKAGEKFGITGLVGSGRTELLRAIFGADVASSGTVKVADRPPQRFEHPRQAIASGLAMVTEDRKDNGLLLPQPIRSNITLASLRKRFSNFSLIRRRAEEHTSEDLCVRLQTKCTSIEQPVGTLSGGNQQKVVISKWLANDADVFLFDEPTRGIDVGARRRIYQLLDEIAASGKGIVIVSSDLDELFETCDTIAVMNHGHLIRTFSRDQWSEDLILQASFEMPAEVRA, encoded by the coding sequence GTGACCGAAGTCCTCACGACCCAGGGGATGACCAAGCAATACGGCAAAGTGGTCGTGTTGCGTGACGTGTCGTTTGACCTTGTCCCTGGAGAAATCCATGCGTTGCTAGGCGCCAACGGTGCCGGGAAAAGCACGCTATGCAAAATGATCGCCGGTTTAACGTCGGTCACTTCGGGCACGATGCGTCTGCGCGGCCAGGCTTTCGCCCCCACAAACAAGCAGGCAGCGGAGACCGCGGGCGTTCAAATCATCCAGCAAGAGCTGAACCTGCTGCCCACGCTATCGGTCGCCGAGAACCTGTTTCTGTCTGACCTCCCCAATACCGGTGGATTGATCCGGCGCAAACAGCTTCACCAAGACGCGACATCGGCGCTCGCTCGACTAGGACTTGAACATCTCGATCCGTCCACGCCAGTGGGTCATCTTGGCGTCGGTCAGCAACAAATGGTCGAAATCGCCGCTGCGCTCGCGCGACAGTGCCGAGTGCTCATCTTGGACGAACCGACCGCGGCGCTGTCCGGTTCGGAAACGACTCGCCTCTTCGAACAGTTGACCGAACTGAAACAGCGAGGCGTCGGGATGATTTACATCTCGCATCGTCTCGACGAGATCAAGCAAATCGCCGAACGAATCACGGTACTTCGCGACGGTCGTTATGTCTGCACCCGCGACGTTCGATCAACCTCGACTGATGAGATGGTTGACTTGATGAGCGGCGTCGGTCCCGATGCGAGTTCCGCGCCACCCCATCAGTTCCACAGTTATATCGATCAGAACAAACCACCGGTGCTGCGAGTCGATCAGATCCATTGTGGACCGGTCCGTCACTTTTCATTCGAAGTAAAAGCGGGTGAAAAGTTCGGCATCACGGGATTGGTTGGAAGTGGACGAACCGAGCTACTGCGAGCAATCTTTGGTGCGGACGTAGCTAGTAGCGGGACCGTAAAAGTGGCCGATCGTCCTCCGCAACGATTCGAACACCCCCGTCAAGCCATTGCATCCGGTTTGGCAATGGTGACCGAAGATCGCAAGGATAACGGTTTGCTGTTGCCACAACCGATCCGCAGTAACATCACTCTGGCATCGCTTCGCAAGCGTTTTTCGAATTTCTCGCTGATCCGCCGCCGTGCCGAAGAACACACGAGCGAAGACCTCTGCGTTCGGCTCCAAACCAAGTGCACAAGTATCGAACAGCCTGTCGGTACATTGAGTGGCGGTAACCAACAAAAAGTCGTCATCTCGAAATGGCTTGCCAACGATGCCGACGTGTTTCTGTTTGACGAACCGACTCGTGGAATCGACGTCGGCGCTCGTCGACGGATCTATCAGTTGCTTGACGAAATCGCTGCGTCGGGGAAAGGGATCGTGATCGTCAGCAGCGATTTGGATGAATTATTTGAAACCTGCGATACGATCGCGGTGATGAATCACGGTCACCTGATCCGTACCTTTTCAAGAGACCAGTGGAGTGAAGACTTGATCCTGCAAGCGAGTTTCGAAATGCCTGCGGAGGTGCGAGCATGA
- a CDS encoding sugar ABC transporter substrate-binding protein yields MRKSIALLLLFSAAIAGCTKSASDPTGSGTDGDGKPKVALIMKSLANEFFSTMADGAREHAEAHSEQYTLIVNGIKEETDLSGQVALVDEMVSAGVDAIVIAPADSKALAPALRKAIKQGIVVVNIDNKLDPEVLAAEEIEVPFVGPDNRAGAKKVGEYLAKKLSAGDRVAILEGIQTAANSQQRVAGFEDAMEALGAEIVSKQSAQWEMSNANTITSSILSEHPDVKAILAANDTMALGAIAAVKSAGKADTVQIVGFDNISAIQDAVRSGKVLATADQHADQLAVFGIELALKKLSNPDTAIGDTETPVDLVTAETIAASAEASTQE; encoded by the coding sequence CTCTTCAGCGCCGCCATCGCGGGATGCACCAAGTCCGCTTCCGATCCGACCGGATCAGGGACGGACGGAGACGGCAAACCGAAAGTTGCGTTGATCATGAAATCACTCGCCAACGAGTTTTTCTCGACGATGGCCGATGGGGCGCGTGAACATGCCGAAGCCCATTCCGAGCAGTACACCTTGATCGTCAACGGCATCAAAGAAGAAACGGATTTGAGCGGTCAAGTAGCGTTGGTCGATGAAATGGTATCCGCGGGCGTCGACGCGATCGTGATCGCGCCGGCGGATTCGAAAGCACTGGCACCGGCACTTCGCAAAGCAATCAAGCAAGGCATTGTGGTCGTGAACATCGACAACAAACTCGACCCGGAAGTTCTGGCGGCGGAGGAAATCGAAGTTCCATTCGTAGGCCCCGATAATCGCGCCGGTGCAAAAAAGGTCGGTGAATACTTGGCCAAGAAACTTTCCGCCGGAGACCGAGTCGCCATCTTAGAAGGCATCCAAACGGCTGCAAATTCGCAGCAACGGGTTGCCGGATTCGAAGACGCGATGGAGGCACTCGGCGCCGAAATTGTCTCCAAGCAAAGCGCTCAATGGGAGATGAGCAATGCCAACACGATCACGTCCTCGATCCTGAGTGAGCATCCGGATGTAAAGGCCATCCTGGCAGCGAACGACACGATGGCGCTCGGGGCGATCGCGGCCGTCAAATCTGCCGGCAAGGCTGACACCGTCCAGATCGTCGGATTCGACAATATCTCGGCAATCCAAGATGCCGTGCGATCGGGGAAGGTTTTGGCAACCGCCGATCAGCATGCCGATCAACTCGCCGTCTTCGGAATCGAACTAGCGCTTAAAAAACTGAGCAATCCGGATACAGCAATCGGCGACACAGAAACGCCGGTTGACCTGGTCACGGCAGAAACGATTGCCGCTTCCGCAGAAGCATCAACGCAGGAATAG